GGCCTTCAGGGCCGCCGCGAACGACTTGGTGTGGGCCCCGATCTCGCGGTGGTCGATGAGGCACACCGACGAGTTGTGGGTGAACTCGATGGGGTCTTCGATGGTGATGATGTGGGCCTTGCGTGTCTGGTTGACGTGGTTGATCATGGCGGCCAGGGTGGTCGACTTGCCGGAGCCTGTGGGACCGGTGACCAGAACGATGCCCCGGGGCGAGAGCGCCAGCGTCGACAGCACCGCGGGCAGGTTGAGCTGATCGAGGGTGGGGATCTTCGAGGGGATGACGCGGATCACGCAGCCGACGCCGTAGTACTGCTTCAGCCAGTTCACGCGGAATCGCGCCACGCCCGTGAGCTCGTAGGCGAAGTCGATGTTGCCCGTCTTCTCGAAGCGCTCGTGCAACCGCTCGTCGACGGGAAGCACGCTCAGCAGGCCGGTGAGGTGCTCATGCGACATGGCCGGCAGGTCAGAGAAGCGGATGTCGCCCTTGAAGCGCATCACGGGTGGGTTTCCGGCCTCGAGGTGGAGGTCGGAGGCTCCCATCTCGGTGAGGCGGAACAGCAGCTGATCGAGGGTGTAGGTGCTCGGGTCGAGACCCAGCTCGAGCGGGGGGAGAACGTCTTCGTTGCTCATCGCAGCACCACCCCCATCGACTTCAGGGTCTCGGCCATGTTGCGCGGGTCGTTGGCCTGGGTCACGGCCGTCTCCGGCGTGATGACCTTCTTCTCGACGAGCTCTTTCAACGTGTCATCCATGAGGCGCATCCCCTTTGACTTGCCCATCTGCATCACGTTGGGCAGCTGGAAGTCCTTGCCTTCGCGAATCAGGTTGGCCACCGAGTTGTTCACGAGCAGCAGCTCGTAGGCGACCACGCGTCCGTTGCCATCGGCCCGCGGCACCAGCTGCTGGCTGCACACGCCGCGCAGCGACTCGCTCAGCATGGTGCGGATCTGGGCCTGCTGGTTGGTGGGGAACGAGTCGATGATGCGTTGCACCGTCTGGATGGCGCTGCGCGTGTGCAGGGTTCCGAGCACGAGGTGTCCGGTCTCGGCGGCCGAGATGGCCATCGAGATGGTCTCGAGGTCGCGCATCTCGGCCACCACCACCACGTCCGGGTCTTCGCGCAGCGCCGCGCGAAGCGCGGTCGAGAACTTGTCGCAGTGGGTACCCACCTGGCGCTGGATGACCAGCGAGCGCTGGTTCTGGAAGATGTACTCGATGGGCTCTTCGACCGAGATGATGTGCGAGGCGCGGGTTTCGTTGACGTGCTGGATCAGGGCGGCCAGGGTGCTGGTCTTGCCGCATCCGGAAGGGCCGACGATGAGCACAAGGCCGTGATGGTGGTGGGTGAGCGACGTCAGTATCTCGGG
This sequence is a window from Pseudomonadota bacterium. Protein-coding genes within it:
- a CDS encoding type IV pilus twitching motility protein PilT — protein: MSNEDVLPPLELGLDPSTYTLDQLLFRLTEMGASDLHLEAGNPPVMRFKGDIRFSDLPAMSHEHLTGLLSVLPVDERLHERFEKTGNIDFAYELTGVARFRVNWLKQYYGVGCVIRVIPSKIPTLDQLNLPAVLSTLALSPRGIVLVTGPTGSGKSTTLAAMINHVNQTRKAHIITIEDPIEFTHNSSVCLIDHREIGAHTKSFAAALKACLREDPDIVLVGEMRDLETIALALTAAEMGVLVFGTLHTNSAPKTVDRIIDVFPAEQQEQVRMQLSQSLRGVVAQQLLKKADGSGRVAALEIMVVNEGLRALIREGKTAQMSSFIMMGKDEGMQSLDACLIEFVREGRIKLEDALERATDRTAFKRAGLITE
- a CDS encoding PilT/PilU family type 4a pilus ATPase; protein product: KIRLHGLLESLPHPPLAAEQVGWMAQQILDEKATHELIEDSNVDFVYELQADCAMTRFRANAFVQKNGLNLVFRGIPGRIPKLADLGMPEILTSLTHHHHGLVLIVGPSGCGKTSTLAALIQHVNETRASHIISVEEPIEYIFQNQRSLVIQRQVGTHCDKFSTALRAALREDPDVVVVAEMRDLETISMAISAAETGHLVLGTLHTRSAIQTVQRIIDSFPTNQQAQIRTMLSESLRGVCSQQLVPRADGNGRVVAYELLLVNNSVANLIREGKDFQLPNVMQMGKSKGMRLMDDTLKELVEKKVITPETAVTQANDPRNMAETLKSMGVVLR